GACCGCGCCGAGCCGATGCTGCGCGAAAGCGACCCGTCCCAGGCCGAATTGCTGGCCGAGTTGCTCGACCGCCGCGGCATCGCCTATCAGCGCACCGATCGGCTCGCCGACGCGCAACAGGCGCTCGAGCGGGCGATCGCGATTCGCACTCGGCTCCACGGCGCCGATAGCCCCGAGCTAGTCGACGCGCTGGAGAACCTTGGCGATCTGTTCGACGACATCGGAAAAGCGAAAGAATCTGAAGAACTATTCTTGCGCGCCACGCGCATCGAACGCGCGGCGCACGGCGACTCGTTGCTGCTGGCCAACGTGCAGATGGACCTCGCCAATCTGTATAAGGAACTGGGCCGCAACCGCGAGGCCGAGTCGCTCGTCAAGCAGGCCCTGGCCATCCGCGAGACCAAGCTGGGCGGCAACGATGCCGCCGTGGGTCACTGCCTCAGCGCCCTGGCGTCGATCTATGCCAGCGAAGGCCGCTACGCCGAGGCCGAACAGTTGCATAAGAAAGGCAACGCGATCGACCTCAAGTACTACGGGCCGCAGCACCCCGAATACGCCAAGGGTGTCGGCAATCTTGCTTATATGTATGCCGAGCAAGGCCGTTACGCCGAGGCCGAGCCTCTCATGCGGCAAGCGCTCGCCATCTTCGAGAAATCGGTCGGGCCGGACTCCGCGATTGTAGCCATCGCTCTGTCGCACCTGGCGATCGTACTAATCGACCAGGGGCGCGAAGTCGAAGCCCTCCCGCTGATGCAGCGCGTGCTGGCGATTCGCGAACGAGTCTATGGCCCCGATCATCCCGCTGTGGCCATGAGCCTCAACAATCTGGCCAACCGCCACACCCTGGACCGCAAGTACGAAGAAGCCGAAAAACTCTATCGCCGCGCGCTGGCCATCTTCGAAAAGGCGCTTGGCAAAGAACATCCTCGCGCGTGGGAAATCGTAAACAATCTCGGCTACCTGGCCTTTCTCCAAGAGCGATACGACCAGGCCGACGAGCTGTGGACGAGCGTGCTCGCCTGGCGCGAGAAAACGCTCAGCGCCGATGACCCAGAGACTGGCCGCTCTTACTACAACATCGGCAAACTCCGCGCCGCGCAAGATCGACACGCCGAGGCCATCGACTCCTTTGACCGCGCCATCGAAATTTGGGAGCGCGTCGGCATGCCCGCCCATGCGCGCGCCGACGCGCATGGCCGCCGCGCCAATTCGCTCTGGGCGCTGGGGCAGCGCAACGAGGCCGTCGCCGACCTGCGCCGAGCAATGGACCTGGCCGAGGAGCAGCGCGGCCAGTCGTCGGGCGGCGAACAGGATCGCGCTACCGCGTTTGCCGAATTAAGAGATGCATTCACTTTGATGGTCGCCTGGCAAGCGGAGCTAAACGATCCGAACGAGGCGTTTACCGCCATGGAACGCTCGCGGGCGCGCTCGCTGCTCGATGAATTCAACGCTGGCGACGCCGATCTCCACGCCGGCCGCTCCGCCGCCGAACGGACGCAGCTTAAACAGCGCGAGAACGAGCTGAATGCCCGGATTCGTTCGCTGGAGTCACAGGTCGCCGCCGCCAGCGACGAGAATCGCGCCAAGCTGGAAGCCGACCTGACCCAAGCCCGCGAAGAACTGTACGCCTTCTATCGCGAGCTCCGCGCGACGAGCGAAGTGTACCGCTCGCTATTGGCCACCGGCGGCAGCCGGCCCCGGATTGGTCAAATCCAGCGCCGCGTCGTCGGCGCCGATGGGCTGATGCTGTCGTACATGATCGGCGACGAAGCGACCTTTGTCTTGGCCCTGGACGGAACCAAAGCGAAGATCAGCAAGCTCGACATCACGACGGAGGACGCAAAGGCGCTCGGCATCGAGGCGGGTCCGCTCACGGCCGACAAGCTTCACACCCTGCTGATCGGCGAGAAAAACGACGGCCTCGTTTCGCAACTGGCCAAACCGTCGACGGCGCTCTCGGCGCTCCCCAAGTTGGCCGCGCTATGGAACACGCTAATTCCCACTGAAGCCCGCGAGGCCATTCTCTCCGGCAACCTCCAGCGTTTGGTTGTCATTCCCGATGGCGCGCTGGCGTTTTTGCCCTTCGAGACGCTCGTCGTTGAACCCGGTCCACAGCCGCGCTATCTCCTCGATGTGGGACCGCCGATCGTCTATGGCCCCTCGGCCAGCGTCCTCTACAGTCTCGACTCGCGCCAGCCGGCCGCCGGTGGCGTCGTCCTCTCGCTGGGCGATCCGGTCTATAACCAGACGCCGCGCGACCCCCAATTGGCCCAGACGCCGCGCAATAGTACGATCGACCGCGCCGCGCGTTTTGGTATGAAGCTGGCGCCCTTGCCGAACTCGGGCAAGGAGTCGCGCTGGGTGTGCGATCTATTCGCCAAGGCCGGCGCCGAGGCGGTCAGCCTCACGGGCAACAGAGCCACCGAAGCCGAATTGCGCCGCCGCGCCGAGGCGTGCCGCATCTTGCACCTGGCCTGTCATGGCGTCAGCGATCAAGAGTACAGCAATCTCTTCGGCGCGCTGTTGGTGTCGCCTGGTCCGACCGCCGCCAGCGATCCGGCCGACGATGGGCAGATCACCCTGCCCGAGATTTACGAATTGAACCTCAAGAACTGTGACCTGGCGATCTTGAGCGCTTGCCAGACCAACTTCGGCCCGCAACAGCAAGGCGAAGGGGTCTGGGCGTTGTCGCGCGGCTTTTTGGTGGCCGGCGCGCGGCGCGTGGTGGCCAGCAATTGGATTGTCGACGACGCGGCCGCGGCGAGCCTGATTTCCTATTTCTGCGGCGGCTGCGCCAAGCCCAACGACGCCGGCGCCATTGACTATGCCGCCGCGCTACATGCGGCCAAGCTGTGGGTCCGCCAGCAATCGCAATGGCAAAGCCCGTTTTACTGGGGCAGCTTTGAGCTCGTCGGCATGCCGTGACGCCAATCACCACCGCGCTGATCGCATTTCGTCCGTGAGCAGAATGTCGTG
This Pirellulales bacterium DNA region includes the following protein-coding sequences:
- a CDS encoding tetratricopeptide repeat protein → MSVQRSFCVVLVVVAQLASPALAAESYEQLVERYGDSFNRGDFKSAEDAARKILAANERAQPPDRVEVARAIILVGAAVGAQYRYADALTLYDRAEPMLRESDPSQAELLAELLDRRGIAYQRTDRLADAQQALERAIAIRTRLHGADSPELVDALENLGDLFDDIGKAKESEELFLRATRIERAAHGDSLLLANVQMDLANLYKELGRNREAESLVKQALAIRETKLGGNDAAVGHCLSALASIYASEGRYAEAEQLHKKGNAIDLKYYGPQHPEYAKGVGNLAYMYAEQGRYAEAEPLMRQALAIFEKSVGPDSAIVAIALSHLAIVLIDQGREVEALPLMQRVLAIRERVYGPDHPAVAMSLNNLANRHTLDRKYEEAEKLYRRALAIFEKALGKEHPRAWEIVNNLGYLAFLQERYDQADELWTSVLAWREKTLSADDPETGRSYYNIGKLRAAQDRHAEAIDSFDRAIEIWERVGMPAHARADAHGRRANSLWALGQRNEAVADLRRAMDLAEEQRGQSSGGEQDRATAFAELRDAFTLMVAWQAELNDPNEAFTAMERSRARSLLDEFNAGDADLHAGRSAAERTQLKQRENELNARIRSLESQVAAASDENRAKLEADLTQAREELYAFYRELRATSEVYRSLLATGGSRPRIGQIQRRVVGADGLMLSYMIGDEATFVLALDGTKAKISKLDITTEDAKALGIEAGPLTADKLHTLLIGEKNDGLVSQLAKPSTALSALPKLAALWNTLIPTEAREAILSGNLQRLVVIPDGALAFLPFETLVVEPGPQPRYLLDVGPPIVYGPSASVLYSLDSRQPAAGGVVLSLGDPVYNQTPRDPQLAQTPRNSTIDRAARFGMKLAPLPNSGKESRWVCDLFAKAGAEAVSLTGNRATEAELRRRAEACRILHLACHGVSDQEYSNLFGALLVSPGPTAASDPADDGQITLPEIYELNLKNCDLAILSACQTNFGPQQQGEGVWALSRGFLVAGARRVVASNWIVDDAAAASLISYFCGGCAKPNDAGAIDYAAALHAAKLWVRQQSQWQSPFYWGSFELVGMP